In Tautonia rosea, the genomic window GATCCGCGAGGGAGGATTCTACGGCTATCTCGCCAGTGCTCCCGAAGCTCCAGAAGGGGTCGTGCCTGATCCCCCTCTGTGCTACATTCCGAAGGCGGCCGACAATTCGAGCGGCGGTCAGGTCTGGTATACCGGGGACCGCTGGGGAGACTACCATCAGAACGGCATGCTCCACCTCTCCTGGGGTCGTTGCACTCTGCACGCGGTGTTGCAGGAAGAAATCGAGGGAATTCACCAGGCGACGACGGTACGATTCCCCGGCCTCACCTTCCTCTCGGGTTCGGGCCAGGCCGTTTTCCATCCGATCGACGGACAGCTTTACGTGGTCGGGCTAAACGGCTGGCAAACCGGCGCGGCCGCCGATGGAAGCATTCAACGCGTGCGATATACCGGTCGTCCCATTCATATGCCGACCGCTCTAAACGTGTTCGAAGATGGCGTACTTCTCACCTTCTCTGAGCCGATCGATGAAGCCATTGCCTCCGATCTGAAACGCTACCGGGCTGAGCAGTGGAATTATCAGTGGTCGAGCACTTATGGATCTTTCCACTACTCGGCGATCAACCCGACTCGGATCGGTCACGATTCGGTTCCAATCCGATCGGCAGAGTTCCAGGAGGACGGCCGGAGCGTTTTTCTTCGGATTGATGGACTCAAGCCCGTTGATCAGTTTTGGCTGGCGACCGATCTGGTGGCGGAGGACGAGTCGCCCCTTCGGTTTGATCTGTATGCGACGATTCACGCGCTTCGGGCCGCCGAGGATCGGTCGCCGTGAACTGCGAATGGATCGGGCGATCGCCTCAGAACAGGCTGAGAATCGGTGCCCCTTCGGCCAGCAAGCTGAAGGGGCGTCCTTCACGATCGGTCGCTTCCAGGTCATCGATCCCCATGGCGTGATAGACTGTGTGGGTCACGTCGGCGGGAGTGACCGGTCGATCGGCAGGATAAGCGGCGATTCGATCGCTCGATCCGTACGTTTGCCCTCCCTGGACCCCGCCTCCGGCCATGAGCACGCTCATGCAGTGGGTCCAGTGGTCCCGACCCGCGCCGGATTCACCGCCGGATCTTGGGTCGCCGATTCGAGGCTTGCGGCCCATCTCGCTGGTCACCATGACCAGTGTTTCATCGAGCAGGCCGCGATCGTGCAGATCGCCCAGCAAGCCAGAAAGGGCCTGATCAAACTCGGGGAGAAGGAATTCCTTCAAGCAATTGAAGTTGTTTCCATGCGTGTCCCAGCCACCGGCACTCTTGCAGCGATTGGCGATGGCCTGGTCCTCGAGCCAGAAAACCGTGATGAACGGTACCCCGGCTTCGACCAGTCGGCGAGCCATGAGCAAGCTCATGCCATTAGTCGTCTCGCCGTATCGGGCTCGAACGGCTTCGGGTTCGTCGAGCAAGTCGAACGCGCGGGTCGTCTCGGCGGACGCCAGTAATCCCAGCGCTTTTTCTTCATGAGTGGCGTAGGTTTGGACGGCTCGGACCTGATCGAGGTCGCGCCGGGCCTCGTCGATGGTGTTGAGCAAGGCCCGCCGCGCGTGTAATCGAGGGTGATTCACATCGGCCTGAAGCGTGAGCGCCGGCACCTGGAAGGTTAAGGGAGTGTCGCGATTCCCCATCAGATAGAGCGGGTCGTGTTCCACTCCGATCCGAGCGGCGAACTGACCGGGACGCGTGTAAGGCGCCCGGCTCGGCTTGTGAGGCAAGGTGATCGCGTTGATCAGGTTAGGGTGGGGAGGACGTCGGGACGCAACAACGCTTCCCATGAACGGCCAGTCATCGGGCTGGGGAGTTCGGTCGTTCCCCATGCTGAGGAAGGTCGGGTCGGGTTGATGACCGGTCAATTGATAATAATAGCCTGCATGGTGATCGTTCGTGGAGACGGAGTTGCCGACTGAGTTGATCACTGCCAGATGCTGGGCCTGCTCGGCCAGTTTCGGGAGGTGTTCACAGAGCCGAACGCCGGGCACACGGGAGGCGATGGGTTGAAACGGGCCTCGGAATTCGGCCGGGGCATCGGGCTTCATGTCCCAGGTGTCGATGTGAGACGCTCCACCGCAGAGAAAGAACAAGATCGTCGATCGAGCTGACCTTTTCGGTTGTCCGGGATTGTTCGAGTCTCGTCCAAGGACCATTCCGGGAGTGCCGAACTGCAGACCAGCGACCCCCATCCCCGATGCGACGAGAAATGTTCTGCGTGAAGGTACTGCCCGATTCGAGTCGATTCTGCCTGACATCTCTCTCGTCTCCTGGCCCGTCGCACGCGTCCTGAGCGGTGGATTCCGTCATCGCGTCGGTTCTTGTGCGATTGTCCTTCGTCGGGCGGAACTCGTCCACCCTGCAGCGAGAAATCGACGATCAGAACCAGATCTGACAACGAATCCAGAACAGGTCGCTGCTCGAACGGCGGGTGCCGCTACGTTCGTTCAGCAAGACGGGGGAACCGAAGGCAGAACGCTGCCAATCGAAGTAGAATTTCACATAACGATTGGCGTACCAGTTGAAGCCGATATCCGTCATTACGATGTCTCGGGTCCAAAATTCTTCGTTGGCAAGCTCGAAGTCGAAGACCTCACGCCCGAGCTGCAACTGGCTGATTCGAGCGAAGACCTCGATGGCTCCGGGGCCATATAGTCCTTGTGTCGGCGCGAACGGTCGGAGCGGGACAATTGTGGTGCGAGCGTGTGGTTCCTCCCCGGTCAGGAACCGAGCGGCGGTGAGATGGTAGCCGATGACCGGAACGCTGGGCCGAAGGGAAAGGCCGAGCTTCTCGTACTGGTAACGACCTGCCTGAACCTCCGATTCAAACGACCATCCGCCCCCGTAATAGGCCAGGTGCAGTGCTCCCTGGAAGCGATCGCCGAACATGCGGACATCTTCCTCGAAATCGAGGAAGCTGATGGAAGCGGCGGAAGCCTCCCGGCTGTTCTCGGTGGCCTGAATAGAGGTTCGAAGCGGCATGGGCCGTTCTTCGTTATCCCTGATGGTCTGGCCCCCGGCGATCGATCCTCCGAGGTTCAGATATCGGAGTCTCGGGAAGCGTTCCGTCAACAAGAAGGGTCGCCAGTTGAGATAGCCCGCAGCCTCTCGAGTCGAGTTGGTGTCGGCGATTCCGAGGATTCCTCCCGAGAATCCTCCCACGGCATATTCCAGGCGACCGTCCCCAAGGTATCCCCAGGCCATTAGCCCTGCCTGTCGAGAGAGACCGAAGTTCAGGGGATAAAGCGATCGCTCGGGAGTGATGAAGTAGGGTTCGAGGTGGTCATACCAGTCAAAGCTGTAGGGAACGAGCGATCGCCCGAACTTGATCTGAAATCCTTCGTTGAAGCGAAAGTTCACAAATCCGTCGAGCAGGTCGAGCACGCCTTCCAGGCTGCGCTGGAACGAGACTTCGTACTCGATGGGCCGTGTGAGATGACCGGCAAGGTAGAATCGGGTCCGAGGCAGAAAAAGGCCGCTTGTGGCCGGATCGAGATCGCCGGGTGCATACGTTTTGAAGTCGACCTGATTGAGGACCCGCACACCAAGGCTCAGCTCTTCGTCCGGCGTGAACAGCTCGAACCCCTCACCGACCTTTCCGAGGAGTCGAGGCTCGCTTCCCGGGGCGAAGATGGGAAAGGCTCGACCTGGCCCGACGATAATCCGATCGAGCCCCTCGTTGGCCTCTCGATCTGCGAACGGGTCAGGTTCTTCTGCGGATCGTAATACGGAGGCTTGAGCCGGTTCGACGAGGGTGTCGGTCGGTTCATTGAGGCGATCGAGGAGGCGGTGGTACTGGTCCTCAAGCTCCTGGTAGCGTTGGTCACGTTCGGCTTCGCGACTCAAGACCGCGTTGTACTGTTCCAGAAGTCGATGGTTCAGTTCTTCGAGCCGCCGCACCCGTTCGGCGAGCGCTTCTGGCTGATCCGTCTCCGAGTGGGGAATCGCAGCCGAGGGGACGTCATCAAGCAACGGGGCGGGATTGGCCCTCGTCATCGGCAAGGCCGATCCGAGGAAGAGTGCGAGCCAGACGGATCGCCTCCAGTCGGAATTCGGCACGATGACTCCTCGGTTCGAGGTCGGTCTAAGACTCGGTTCCCGTGAACCGTGATCCGAGACGGGTCGTTCATCTCTTCATCGGCAGCACAGACCTGAACGCTTGAGTCGATTCTTTCGAATTTTCCGAGGAGTTCGATGCGTAGGATTTGCGCGATGGGCCGTTGGTCGTGGTATTCTGTCGAACTCAGGAATCCGAGTGGCGGAGTGACGAGTCGGGGGCTGCTTCTGTGAAGACGAAGGTTGAGATCGTTCGCGATTGGTTGCCTCGATACACGGGTCGTCCCCTCGACCAGTTTGGCCAGTACGTCCTGCTGACGAATTTCCTTCACTATGTCGAACTGTTTGCGCAACGCTTTGACGTCGAGATTCTGGGACGCGATCGACCGATGCAATCGGCCGAGGCCGAGAACCTGACGATCCTGAACTTCGGCATGGGAAGCGCGATGGCCGCAACGGTCATGGATCTGCTTCTGGCGATCGAACCGAAGGCCGTGCTCTTTCTGG contains:
- a CDS encoding porin produces the protein MPNSDWRRSVWLALFLGSALPMTRANPAPLLDDVPSAAIPHSETDQPEALAERVRRLEELNHRLLEQYNAVLSREAERDQRYQELEDQYHRLLDRLNEPTDTLVEPAQASVLRSAEEPDPFADREANEGLDRIIVGPGRAFPIFAPGSEPRLLGKVGEGFELFTPDEELSLGVRVLNQVDFKTYAPGDLDPATSGLFLPRTRFYLAGHLTRPIEYEVSFQRSLEGVLDLLDGFVNFRFNEGFQIKFGRSLVPYSFDWYDHLEPYFITPERSLYPLNFGLSRQAGLMAWGYLGDGRLEYAVGGFSGGILGIADTNSTREAAGYLNWRPFLLTERFPRLRYLNLGGSIAGGQTIRDNEERPMPLRTSIQATENSREASAASISFLDFEEDVRMFGDRFQGALHLAYYGGGWSFESEVQAGRYQYEKLGLSLRPSVPVIGYHLTAARFLTGEEPHARTTIVPLRPFAPTQGLYGPGAIEVFARISQLQLGREVFDFELANEEFWTRDIVMTDIGFNWYANRYVKFYFDWQRSAFGSPVLLNERSGTRRSSSDLFWIRCQIWF
- a CDS encoding DUF1501 domain-containing protein, giving the protein MSGRIDSNRAVPSRRTFLVASGMGVAGLQFGTPGMVLGRDSNNPGQPKRSARSTILFFLCGGASHIDTWDMKPDAPAEFRGPFQPIASRVPGVRLCEHLPKLAEQAQHLAVINSVGNSVSTNDHHAGYYYQLTGHQPDPTFLSMGNDRTPQPDDWPFMGSVVASRRPPHPNLINAITLPHKPSRAPYTRPGQFAARIGVEHDPLYLMGNRDTPLTFQVPALTLQADVNHPRLHARRALLNTIDEARRDLDQVRAVQTYATHEEKALGLLASAETTRAFDLLDEPEAVRARYGETTNGMSLLMARRLVEAGVPFITVFWLEDQAIANRCKSAGGWDTHGNNFNCLKEFLLPEFDQALSGLLGDLHDRGLLDETLVMVTSEMGRKPRIGDPRSGGESGAGRDHWTHCMSVLMAGGGVQGGQTYGSSDRIAAYPADRPVTPADVTHTVYHAMGIDDLEATDREGRPFSLLAEGAPILSLF